The following are from one region of the Centropristis striata isolate RG_2023a ecotype Rhode Island chromosome 19, C.striata_1.0, whole genome shotgun sequence genome:
- the LOC131992025 gene encoding homer protein homolog 1-like isoform X2 produces the protein MGEQPIFSTRAHVFQIDPSTKKNWVPTSKHAVTVSYFFDSTRNVYRIISLDGSKAIINSTITPNMTFTKTSQKFGQWADSRANTVYGLGFSSESNLSKFAEKFAEFKEAARLAKEKSQEKMELTSTPSQESAPGELQSPLTSESINGTDEERVTPDTPQPPEPRAEPSHNALPFTHSSPNINKHWEAELAALKGNNAKLTAALLESTANVKQWKQQLAAYQEEAERLHKRVTELECVSGQTTVIKSQKTELNQTIEELESALKAKEEELERLKAEVESANEFQSERDSLTQKLQDTELRNQTLEEQLSDLEQRLESNQQQREAFQKSLRSLLQLLDTKIFELTELRDTLGRLMESS, from the exons ATGGG AGAGCAGCCCATCTTCAGCACCCGGGCCCACGTCTTCCAGATCGACCCCAGCACCAAGAAGAACTGGGTCCCCACCAGTAAACATGCCGTCACCGTCTCTTACTTCTTCGACAGCACCAGGAACGTTTACCGGATCATCAGCCTGGACGGATCCAAG GCCATCATCAACAGCACCATCACCCCCAACATGACCTTCACCAAGACGTCTCAGAAGTTCGGCCAGTGGGCCGACAGCCGGGCCAACACCGTCTACGGGCTGGGCTTCTCCTCCGAGAGCAACCTGTCCAAG tttgcaGAAAAGTTTGCAGAGTTCAAGGAGGCAGCGCGGTTAGCGAAGGAGAAGTCTCAGGAGAAGATGGAGCTCACCAGCACTCCCTCTCAG GAGTCGGCCCCGGGGGAGCTGCAgtcacctttgacctctgagAGCATCAACGGGACCGACGAGGAGAGAGTGACCCCCGACACGCCTCAGCCCCCCGAGCCCCGAGCAGAGCCTTCCCACAATGCACTGCCCTTCACTCACAG TTCACCCAACATCAACAAGCACTGGGAGGCGGAGCTGGCGGCGCTGAAGGGGAACAACGCCAAGCTGACGGCGGCGCTGCTGGAGTCCACGGCCAACGTCAAGCAGTGGAAACAACAGCTGGCGGCCTATCAGGAGGAAGCTGAGAGGCTACACAAACGg gtGACTGAGCTGGAGTGTGTGAGCGGACAAACAACAGTCATTAAATCCCAAAAGACAGAACTGAACCAAACGATAGAGGAGCTGGAGTCAGCTCTGAAGGCCAAGGAGgag GAGCTGGAGAGACTGAAAGCAGAGGTGGAGAGCGCCAACGAGTTCCAGTCTGAGAGAGACTCCCTCACTCAGAAACTACAG GACACGGAGTTGAGGAACCAGACGTTGGAGGAGCAGCTGAGTGATCTGGAGCAGCGTCTGGAGAGcaaccagcagcagagagaagctTTCCAGAAGAGCCTCcgctctctgctgcagctgctggacaCCAAGATCTTTGAGCTGACGGAGCTGAGGGACACGCTGGGGAGGCTGATGGAGAGCAGCTAG
- the LOC131992025 gene encoding homer protein homolog 1-like isoform X1, which produces MGEQPIFSTRAHVFQIDPSTKKNWVPTSKHAVTVSYFFDSTRNVYRIISLDGSKAIINSTITPNMTFTKTSQKFGQWADSRANTVYGLGFSSESNLSKFAEKFAEFKEAARLAKEKSQEKMELTSTPSQGGALKRNVLSVSKPAKKKESAPGELQSPLTSESINGTDEERVTPDTPQPPEPRAEPSHNALPFTHSSPNINKHWEAELAALKGNNAKLTAALLESTANVKQWKQQLAAYQEEAERLHKRVTELECVSGQTTVIKSQKTELNQTIEELESALKAKEEELERLKAEVESANEFQSERDSLTQKLQDTELRNQTLEEQLSDLEQRLESNQQQREAFQKSLRSLLQLLDTKIFELTELRDTLGRLMESS; this is translated from the exons ATGGG AGAGCAGCCCATCTTCAGCACCCGGGCCCACGTCTTCCAGATCGACCCCAGCACCAAGAAGAACTGGGTCCCCACCAGTAAACATGCCGTCACCGTCTCTTACTTCTTCGACAGCACCAGGAACGTTTACCGGATCATCAGCCTGGACGGATCCAAG GCCATCATCAACAGCACCATCACCCCCAACATGACCTTCACCAAGACGTCTCAGAAGTTCGGCCAGTGGGCCGACAGCCGGGCCAACACCGTCTACGGGCTGGGCTTCTCCTCCGAGAGCAACCTGTCCAAG tttgcaGAAAAGTTTGCAGAGTTCAAGGAGGCAGCGCGGTTAGCGAAGGAGAAGTCTCAGGAGAAGATGGAGCTCACCAGCACTCCCTCTCAG GGCGGAGCGCTAAAAAGGAATGTGTTGTCTGTGAGCAAACCTGCTAAAAAGAAG GAGTCGGCCCCGGGGGAGCTGCAgtcacctttgacctctgagAGCATCAACGGGACCGACGAGGAGAGAGTGACCCCCGACACGCCTCAGCCCCCCGAGCCCCGAGCAGAGCCTTCCCACAATGCACTGCCCTTCACTCACAG TTCACCCAACATCAACAAGCACTGGGAGGCGGAGCTGGCGGCGCTGAAGGGGAACAACGCCAAGCTGACGGCGGCGCTGCTGGAGTCCACGGCCAACGTCAAGCAGTGGAAACAACAGCTGGCGGCCTATCAGGAGGAAGCTGAGAGGCTACACAAACGg gtGACTGAGCTGGAGTGTGTGAGCGGACAAACAACAGTCATTAAATCCCAAAAGACAGAACTGAACCAAACGATAGAGGAGCTGGAGTCAGCTCTGAAGGCCAAGGAGgag GAGCTGGAGAGACTGAAAGCAGAGGTGGAGAGCGCCAACGAGTTCCAGTCTGAGAGAGACTCCCTCACTCAGAAACTACAG GACACGGAGTTGAGGAACCAGACGTTGGAGGAGCAGCTGAGTGATCTGGAGCAGCGTCTGGAGAGcaaccagcagcagagagaagctTTCCAGAAGAGCCTCcgctctctgctgcagctgctggacaCCAAGATCTTTGAGCTGACGGAGCTGAGGGACACGCTGGGGAGGCTGATGGAGAGCAGCTAG